In the Mya arenaria isolate MELC-2E11 chromosome 11, ASM2691426v1 genome, one interval contains:
- the LOC128209904 gene encoding adenosine 3'-phospho 5'-phosphosulfate transporter 1-like isoform X2, whose amino-acid sequence MVEAGEITPMDYWLVRLAFNLLGYATIFVPGYMMIRYLRKIRYDETAGPGFFQQLAKLCVFGKENEHQVDTGSPAKKGDSGGFSESAGLLVFCFLGLQGSYLTWGLLQERIMTFEYGETANGQGEKFKNSTFLVFINRILAFMIGVIVLFLKQQPPHTAPLFKYSFSSFSNIMSSWFQYEALKFVSFPTQVLAKASKVIPVMLMGKVVSKRTYEYHEYLTALMISFGVGVFLMTSQDVTHDSGRTTTISGVIMLVGYMSFDSFTSNWQGELFRKYKMSSIQMMVGVNMFSCMLTSVALIEQGGFVECVAFMFTHPTFVVHAVILSICSACGQLFIFYTIEKFGAVTFTIIMTLRQAFAIMLSCIFYGHPLTLLGIVGVLIVFIALFLRIYANQRARAVKLAREAAERSSANV is encoded by the exons ATGGTCGAGGCAGGGGAGATCACTCCGATGGACTACTGGCTGGTGAGGTTGGCCTTCAACCTGCTGGGTTATGCCACCATATTTGTACCCGGATACATGATGATACGCTACCTCCGCAAAATCAGATACGATGAAACTGCGG GTCCCGGGTTTTTCCAGCAACTTGCCAAGCTGTGTGTGTTTGGTAAGGAGAACGAGCACCAGGTGGACACAGGCTCACCAGCCAAGAAGGGGGACAGCGGGGGTTTCTCAGAGAGTGCAGGGCTCCTTGTCTTCTGTTTCCTTGGATTGCAGGGTTCCTATCTTACCTGGGGGCTACTCCAGGAACGCATCATGACATTTGAGTACGGGGAAACTGCCAATGGCCAGGGTGAGAAGTTTAAGAACTCCACGTTCCTGGTTTTTATCAATAGGATTCTGGCCTTCATGATTGGTGTCATAGTACTGTTTCTTAAGCAGCAGCCACCACACACAGCTCCATTGTTTAAATACTCGTTCAGTTCATTTTCCAACATCATGAGCAGTTGGTTCCAGTATGAAGCACTTAAGTTTGTGAGCTTTCCTACCCAAGTGCTGGCCAAGGCCTCCAAAGTCATACCAGTGATGCTAATGGGCAAGGTTGTGTCTAAAAGGACTTATGAGTACCATGAATACCTTACTGCTCTCATGATTTCCTTTGGCGTGGGTGTTTTTCTGATGACGAGCCAAGATGTCACCCATGACAGCGGCAGAACCACTACTATCTCTGGTGTAATCATGCTGGTCGGCTACATGTCATTTGATAGCTTTACCTCAAACTGGCAAGGTGAACTGTTTAGAAAGTATAAAATGTCGTCTATTCAGATGATGGTAGGTGTCAACATGTTTTCGTGCATGTTGACCAGCGTAGCTCTGATAGAGCAAGGTGGGTTTGTAGAGTGTGTTGCCTTCATGTTCACCCACCCAACATTTGTGGTACATGCTGTTATACTCAGTATTTGCTCTGCATGTGGACagctatttatattttacaccATTGAGAAATTTGGGGCAGTCACCTTTACCATTATTATGACCCTGCGACAAGCCTTTGCTAttatgttgtcttgtatattTTATGGTCACCCTCTCACCCTTCTCGGCATTGTTGGTGTACTTATTGTATTTATAGCTTTATTCCTAAGAATATATGCGAACCAACGAGCTCGTGCAGTGAAGCTTGCGAGAGAGGCCGCGGAAAGAAGTTCGGCCAATGTTTAA
- the LOC128209904 gene encoding adenosine 3'-phospho 5'-phosphosulfate transporter 1-like isoform X1: MKSSHRNALVNAGVVGLVIFILNLVAPQVLGKESTMVEAGEITPMDYWLVRLAFNLLGYATIFVPGYMMIRYLRKIRYDETAGPGFFQQLAKLCVFGKENEHQVDTGSPAKKGDSGGFSESAGLLVFCFLGLQGSYLTWGLLQERIMTFEYGETANGQGEKFKNSTFLVFINRILAFMIGVIVLFLKQQPPHTAPLFKYSFSSFSNIMSSWFQYEALKFVSFPTQVLAKASKVIPVMLMGKVVSKRTYEYHEYLTALMISFGVGVFLMTSQDVTHDSGRTTTISGVIMLVGYMSFDSFTSNWQGELFRKYKMSSIQMMVGVNMFSCMLTSVALIEQGGFVECVAFMFTHPTFVVHAVILSICSACGQLFIFYTIEKFGAVTFTIIMTLRQAFAIMLSCIFYGHPLTLLGIVGVLIVFIALFLRIYANQRARAVKLAREAAERSSANV; this comes from the exons TGCGCTGGTGAACGCTGGTGTCGTTGGACTGGTGATCTTCATCCTGAATCTGGTGGCTCCACAAGTGCTGGGCAAGGAATCCACGATGGTCGAGGCAGGGGAGATCACTCCGATGGACTACTGGCTGGTGAGGTTGGCCTTCAACCTGCTGGGTTATGCCACCATATTTGTACCCGGATACATGATGATACGCTACCTCCGCAAAATCAGATACGATGAAACTGCGG GTCCCGGGTTTTTCCAGCAACTTGCCAAGCTGTGTGTGTTTGGTAAGGAGAACGAGCACCAGGTGGACACAGGCTCACCAGCCAAGAAGGGGGACAGCGGGGGTTTCTCAGAGAGTGCAGGGCTCCTTGTCTTCTGTTTCCTTGGATTGCAGGGTTCCTATCTTACCTGGGGGCTACTCCAGGAACGCATCATGACATTTGAGTACGGGGAAACTGCCAATGGCCAGGGTGAGAAGTTTAAGAACTCCACGTTCCTGGTTTTTATCAATAGGATTCTGGCCTTCATGATTGGTGTCATAGTACTGTTTCTTAAGCAGCAGCCACCACACACAGCTCCATTGTTTAAATACTCGTTCAGTTCATTTTCCAACATCATGAGCAGTTGGTTCCAGTATGAAGCACTTAAGTTTGTGAGCTTTCCTACCCAAGTGCTGGCCAAGGCCTCCAAAGTCATACCAGTGATGCTAATGGGCAAGGTTGTGTCTAAAAGGACTTATGAGTACCATGAATACCTTACTGCTCTCATGATTTCCTTTGGCGTGGGTGTTTTTCTGATGACGAGCCAAGATGTCACCCATGACAGCGGCAGAACCACTACTATCTCTGGTGTAATCATGCTGGTCGGCTACATGTCATTTGATAGCTTTACCTCAAACTGGCAAGGTGAACTGTTTAGAAAGTATAAAATGTCGTCTATTCAGATGATGGTAGGTGTCAACATGTTTTCGTGCATGTTGACCAGCGTAGCTCTGATAGAGCAAGGTGGGTTTGTAGAGTGTGTTGCCTTCATGTTCACCCACCCAACATTTGTGGTACATGCTGTTATACTCAGTATTTGCTCTGCATGTGGACagctatttatattttacaccATTGAGAAATTTGGGGCAGTCACCTTTACCATTATTATGACCCTGCGACAAGCCTTTGCTAttatgttgtcttgtatattTTATGGTCACCCTCTCACCCTTCTCGGCATTGTTGGTGTACTTATTGTATTTATAGCTTTATTCCTAAGAATATATGCGAACCAACGAGCTCGTGCAGTGAAGCTTGCGAGAGAGGCCGCGGAAAGAAGTTCGGCCAATGTTTAA